In Peromyscus eremicus chromosome X, PerEre_H2_v1, whole genome shotgun sequence, the sequence actGATATTAATTGCAAAAGTTTATCTacatagaaaccaagagaatACACAGGCACATTTTTCTAGAGTTAGCTACATTATTGCAAACCATATCTATAAACAACAATCCACTATTATTCTggacaccaccaacaaaaatgtGAATAAAGACAGCATTGATATTAGTAACTAGATGCCAGATATGTGAAAATAAGTCAGAGGCTGTGGTCCTTGACTTCTGCGGGAAGACTTTATAGGTTTTCAGGGAAGTGAGAGTCTCTGGCTAAGAAGGGCAGGACTCAGTCAGTAGAGAGGCACTCTGGACTGCGAACCAAGGTAAGAGAATTCCTTGAGAGGGGATCACATAGAAATATCACCCTGTTTGTCTCTGAAGGTTGGGGCTGGGCTTTGGGGGATAGGCATTTCCATCAACATAATCATAGTCCTGTGGAAAGTGTTTTAGGGAAATAGAAGACCTTGTGAAGGCAAGGAATACAGGCCACATTAAGAGGAAATACAAATGATTTGAGCCTCAACCTGAATGATAGAAAAATCCCACCCAAACCTATATAGTTCTTTCTGAATCTCATATACACTTGTCAAACAACGGCTGTCCCTCAGTCCCATATTGCTGATCTTAGTGTAGTGAAGGTATTGGTTAGAAGTGTGTGGCCTCTGGAAGAAGAGATAAAAAGATGCCGAGGACACAGAGCTAAGAATAaaggctatttaaaaaaaaagtcactatgtTTATTAATAGTGCCATTAATgaaggattaaaggcctgctctAAAGAGATAGTTAACAGTTTTGATATATAAaagtgccatttttttttcaagacagggtatctctgtgtagttttggtgcctgtcctggatcttgctctgtagaccaggctggcctcgaactcagagagatccacctgcctctgcctcccaagtgctgggattaaaggcatgcgccaccactatcCGGCTTAAAAGtgccattttaaaaagaattaagatACAAAATAATGTGATTCCTTTCACATTTTCATATTATATGTTGAAGGACTACTCCTTGCCACTCTTCTCCGCTTGTATGCTTCCGCACCCACCCCCCTCCGTATTTCCATTTGTATGAGCTTATAACCATCACGTGTTCTTTTTCTTGAGACCACTTTTTCCCCTCTTATAGACCCTTATCTTGTTCCATAACCTATCATACCTCGAGTAAAAATGGATGTGAGGTAAATTGTCTTGTTTTACAGCTTCCGGTAACAGCAAGTGGACGTGACGTATACTAACTTCCGCTTTGGCTCTCAGAAGACAGCGGGGAGCTGAAGGAGTGTACGCGACGCTGCTTTTCAGCGGACTGAGGAATTACAGGCCCAGTGGTGCTTGACGGTAAGCATATAGGAAAAGTTATAGGTGCATTGGGGTATAAACCTTTCCTCACAAATAGAATGGCCTTCTCTGCTCCTCACCATGCCTCTACTGCTGGCCCTGTAGGGGAAGGCCTGACACAGTGATCTGGTTTATGCCAGCTGCCATTTTGGAATCTGAGGGGGTGGTTTCTCTGACAGAGTTTTACTCCGGTCCACAGAAGGAGTTCTAGACAATGCTGGACAGACATCAAAGTGAGGGAATATATTGTAGAGTCTCGGAGACCTTTCCCAGACAGAACATAGCTTCTCGAACCCCACCTTGTGATAAGCCCTCAGAAAATGCAGCGTCATGGCGGCTAGACTTCCATGTCAATGTCTTATGCAAGGCATGCATCGGGCCTCTACAAATCCAAACCAGAGTCCCACTGCTGAGATGAGGAAGTAGGCacgagctcctgtctccaagaAGCTTTTCCTCAgttaacaactttttttttttttttttttggtttttcaagaccaactcaggctctacctcctgagtgctgggataaaaggtgtgtgccaccgctccTGGCAGTTAACAActtcttgcaaatgaaaaattagtttctcCAAGGGGAGTTTTCCTGGATGTTCAAATCACACTTAAGGGCAGACCCCATGCTGTGTGGCTGTAGGTATTGTTTTTCCTCATAATGTTTTATTTGGGCCTTCCCTTATCTCCCCCATCcatcccccctccccatccagtgtctcccctcctccccctcttattcctgtctccttcccaggaccaccttccctgCTCCTTACAAAAACTCAGAGGTGTTGTTAGAGGGTTTTTTCCTAACAATATTTATTTGGGCCTGccccttcttcctcatcctccctcATCCCTGTTCCCTatccctccccccatccccctccccaccccttatCCCTGTCTCCTTCCCCCATCCCCTGTCCCTCCCCCCTCATTGTCTCCTTTCCCATCTATGTACCCCAAACCCTAGTCCCACAGttcccttctcccatcccccatGTGCCCCCTTCTCCTGTCCCTCCCCTGTCCCcattcctttccccctcctcctgttcccccatcccccatccctttctTTAGTCCCTTTACCTTGCCCCCTCATTCCCTGTCAGCTTATCCTGCTGGTCTCTTTCCCAGGGTTTCCCTGGTCTCTCCCCATACCCCACATCTCCCTCGCccctcctgtcctcccccctGTCCCCATCCTATCCCCCCTCCCTCCAGTCCCCTGTCCCCCATCCAtatcctccccttccccttccccccaatCCCCTATGTCCCCCttccccctgccctccctcctcccctgtccCCCATCCACTTCCCCCATCCCTCCTtatccctccctctgtccctctcatccccctccctccccttcctctcctcccctactGGTCTTTTCTTTGTATGTTATGGTATCTGATCTtgaggtggtttttttgttttgtttttttttctccccaagacaaggtttctccgtgtagccctggctgtcctggaactcactctgtagaccaggctgtcctggaactcactctgtagaccaggctggcctggaactcactctgtagaccaggctggcctcagactcagataGCTGCcggcctgtttttttttgttttttgtttttttagtggtggtgggttttttttttttgttgttgttgttgtttgtttttttgagacagggtttctctgtgtagttttggtgcctgtcctggaactcgctctgtagaccaggctggccttgaactcacagagatccacctggctctgcctcccaagtgctgggactaaaggcttgcgccaccattgcctggttggagtgctgatattaaaggcatgggccaccccTGCCCCAGCAAGATTTTGAGGTTTTAtgggttttgcttgtgtgtgtgtgtgcctgctgggTATGTGTGCGTTTCCATGTatatgtgcacgcacacatgccTGTGTGTCTATACATTTCTCaccatgtttctttttgttgtttgttcatttttgttttatccttgtttgtcttatttacctgtttctttttttttttacatatacaaCAGTAAACTTCATTATAAAAATATACCTttgcaaataaacaaaattatagtAAAATTAGTCAGGCTGAAATCTATACATCTCAGTGGATAATAGGCAATCACAAAAggaagctgtggtggtttgaatgtaattgggccCCCTtatcccaaagggagtgacacattgggaggtctggccttgttggaagaagtatgtaactgtaggggcaggctttgaggtctcttttgctcagtgtgacagacagaccacttcctgttgcctgcaggatgtaggactttcagctgATTCTTCAGCACCATATATGCTGGcatactgccatgtcccaccatgatgataatggactaaacctctgaactctaagcaagccccaattaaattattttcctttataagagttgccctggtcatggtatctcttcacagcattaaatCCCAAACTAAGATAGAAGCTGTAGAGCTTTacattaaattttatactttcattATTAAATATCCACTTACCCACCACAAATACCAAAAATTCCATGCCAAAATTTGAACTAGAAATACAGTTAGCTTTATAACCACTTTCATATCTCATTGCCCATTTCCTGCATtcagtcctttctcctgcctttatcttcagccttttttctcttttctcatgtTATACAGTATCCACATATACATTTGTTaaacacacacctttttttgagaaagagagaagaaagcttGGAATTAGAAGGTAGGATCTAGGAAGAGATGagagaggggaaaccatgatcagaatatattctctgaaaataactatttttaataaaaaataaaaatagaaaactacTCTTCTACTTCCAAGAAGGCCCCAGACAGGCATGTCTGTATGAGACTCCCCTCATTTCCAGGTAGTCTGGTATTTCACAAAGATGGGCTTGTTTATATGTTGAGTAATTTGTTTtaggtttgtgtttgtttgttttttgttttttttttttttacatgggtggAATCTGAGATGGTGAAATTCAGGTTGCCAGAGAGAAGGGCTCTGAGGGAGGACTAATGGACCTCCAATTCCAGTACATACTAGATTGTGTTGCCACTGCCAAGGTCTAAAGGATACTGAGCAGGGGTGGCTAAATGGGTCACCCTTTtacttttgtcttattggtcttggGGAGGGGAGGCATTGTCCTAAGTGAACAGAGTTGGCTGTGTCTGGTCAACCAAGGAATGAGACAAGTTCTGTTAGCGTCTTGTGTGTGGACCCTGAATGAAGATGGCGGGGATCACTGTGTCCTTAGAGATTTGGTGTCCCTGCCCTGAGAGACCCTCCTTTGTGGTGTACTGAGTTATTGTGCGAGTATCCCCCCTGCAATGTCAAGGGACTGGAATCAGTTTATCAGAGAGAGGTGTCTCAGGCCTTGCCAGAGTCAATTAGAGGATGGAAAGAAGACCCCTTTCACAGGAACAGATGAACCTAGTCCCTAATTACTGCTATTAAGAGGGCCTATCCATTCTATAACTGTGTGGACCTAGCAAAGTCTACTTCTATACAGCAGTTAGCACTAGGAATAGGACCCAAGTCTGTGCTTGTGGTCTATGACCTGAGCCCCTCCCCTGAATTGCTCCTATGGAGGCTCCAGGAACAAATGACATAGTTATTAAACTGAGTTCTATCCAGAGACCATAGAGTAGAAAAGAGTTCATAGGAGGCAGGCCCATGAGACCCAAAAGAACTACCTAAGATAAATATTGAAAAGTCTTTGTCACTGCTGACAGGTTACAAAATCCTCACATTCTTTCTCTCACCCCCAGGCCACTCTCTGTCAACTTCCTCCTGCCAGTTACCTACAAAACAAGTTATAATGTCCCACAGGCAGAAGCATGAGCAAGGCCTTGAGGcccaagaagagaaggagggccAGCTCAGGGAGGAGGTGCCTGTAGCTAAGGAGGTGGGAACCCCAGAGGAGGTACCTGCTGCTGAGGTTTCTCAGGAAACCTGTTCATCCTCTGCTTTCATCCAAGCCACTCTGCCCAGCCAAGCAAATGAAGGTTCTGGCGCTCAAGCAGAGGGAGGTCAAAGCACCTCAAAGGCCTACCTATACTCCAAGGTCTTGCTCAACACTAAGCTACGGAAGAAGGTGACAGAGTTGGTGAAGTTTCTGAGTTTCAAGTATACAACAAAGgagcctgtcacagaagcagaAATTCTGAAGAATGTTGCCAAAGAGTACAAGAACTACTATGCATTGATCTTCAAGCATGCCTGTGAATGCATGGAAGTAGTTTTTGGCATTGAAGTAAAGGAAGTGGATGCTCTCAACCACTCCTATGAGCTCCTTAAAATTCTTGACCTCACCTACGATGGGCGAATGAGCGATGACGAGGGCATACCCAAGACAGGCCTCCTGGTGCTTATTCTTGGTGTGATCTTCATGGAGGGCAACCGGGCCTCTGAGAAGAAGATCTGGGAGGTGCTGAATGTGGTTGGTGTGTaccctgaccagcatgatttcaTCTGCGGAAATCCCAGAAAGTTCATCACTGAAGATTTGGTTTCAGAGAAGTACCTGGAATACCAGCTGGTACCTGGCAGTGATCCTGTATGCTATGAGTTCCTCTGGGGCCCAAGGGCCCATGCTGAAACCAGCAAGATGAAAGTCCTGCAGTTTTTCTCCAAGGTTGCTGGGAGTAGCCCCACTTCCTTCACAGCTTTGTATAAGGATGCTCTGAAAGATGAAGAGGAGAAAGCCCGGGCTTTACTTGCCTCCGTAGCCATTCCAACTACCCCAGACAATTCAGGTTCTGGGGACAAGCCCAGCAGCTTCTCCTGCCCTGAGTAAATTCAGACTGGTTCTTCACACTATTTTAAGATAGTAATCACATCTTCAAGCAGAAGAGACTTAaggttctttttcctttttgtactGTTTCATCTGTTCCTCTTTTAAAGGGTTTATTAGCTTCAGAGTCTAGATGTATTAGTTGTATTGCTCATTTGTTGCTATTTGTTTTAGAATAAGAATTTTGATGTTGTGAAAAGCAAATTGAGAACATACTCAGCTTTGAGACCTAGAGGAAGATAAAATAGCATTGCATCTGAATTTTTCTTAGACATGTGAAAGACTCCATTACTAAAGTAGAATCAATAActacaagaaagatgtaaaaaaTGGTTAATACTAGTATTCCTGTGtccttttagtttgttttgtaaaACTAAAGATAATAACCTTGTTTACTTGGTTTAGTCAAGAATACATgagaaattaaaacttaattaaGTGTACTGCCTCTTTTTCCCAGCAAACAGTCTATTCTTTGGAAGGCATTTTGATATCAGTGGAAGTTCAAAGATGAGTGAAGAAGATGGTGAAATAATgtgaaaaacaaagaattaagtTAAAGGCTAAGGAAGTGTGATTACAAATGACAGCCAACAAGTCTAATCTGCGCCAAGGCATTTTGGGGCTTTGGGAAACCACAGATCCTTCTGTGGATGCTAACTCTCTGTTAAGGTAGATGGTAGTGGGAACTAGATTCTCAGACAATGTGTCTGATACATGAGAGAAAAACTTGGAATGGAAAAATGCTCAGAGAACTTCTTTTTGAACCATGGGTAAACAAGAAATGAATGTCCACTGGGGGCAGGGGCAGTTACAGAAGGTGACTTGAACTCTTGCCCAGTGCAATTAAACATAATGTATTACCTAAGTTTTGTGTACAAAGCACATGCAAGCATTTCTGGGAAATCTAATAATACTGCCTTGATGTGGGAGATAGAATTATCTAGGTTGCAGTCTTTCCCCTAGTCTAGGAGAAGCTAATCTACCATAaggtcatttattttttttaacttcctttttatGTATTCTTCATATCTTTCAcgtcatgcatctcaatcccattcatttcccgtCCCtgtgtatctgccctctgcccttgcaacttccccccaaccaaaaaaaaaaaaaaaaaaaaaagtaagagaaggaaaaatggaaGCTGTTCTGCTACACTATGGATGCTGGGCCTTCATTGGGACTCCTCTttgatatcctgttgtcctgcgtcatggagatcctgaagctttgggtctgcaggactggctcCTTGTTGTGCTCCAGCAGACCATAGATAGGGGATGTTAGGGTGGGCTAACTCATAACTCTGGGCCTGGGCCTAGTatttgcagggttggtcagcctgccagctctcccctgtcttcaccaccagtgagctctccagcattgcccttgctagttcacc encodes:
- the LOC131899357 gene encoding putative MAGE domain-containing protein MAGEA13P → MSHRQKHEQGLEAQEEKEGQLREEVPVAKEVGTPEEVPAAEVSQETCSSSAFIQATLPSQANEGSGAQAEGGQSTSKAYLYSKVLLNTKLRKKVTELVKFLSFKYTTKEPVTEAEILKNVAKEYKNYYALIFKHACECMEVVFGIEVKEVDALNHSYELLKILDLTYDGRMSDDEGIPKTGLLVLILGVIFMEGNRASEKKIWEVLNVVGVYPDQHDFICGNPRKFITEDLVSEKYLEYQLVPGSDPVCYEFLWGPRAHAETSKMKVLQFFSKVAGSSPTSFTALYKDALKDEEEKARALLASVAIPTTPDNSGSGDKPSSFSCPE